Proteins from a genomic interval of Quercus lobata isolate SW786 chromosome 11, ValleyOak3.0 Primary Assembly, whole genome shotgun sequence:
- the LOC115967231 gene encoding uncharacterized protein LOC115967231: MAGDPSKRNQNLYCAYHQELSHTTDDCRNLKNHLDRLVREGKLRHLLHRPEGWQKQSNIETRQGTLRPIIGTINVILATPGKTGSSPFRVMSVGRFPTEPNERDSKRAKVSATPLIGFSEEDKQRTLQPHDDALVIMLRIGGYDVKMVLVDQGSAVEVMYPDLYKGLNLKPEDLSPCDSPLVSFEGKIVTPKGMIRLPVQIDSGVVEQSMTPVPTASGGGPATEVSCEELEKVLVGSDPERFFQIGSELPP; the protein is encoded by the exons ATGGCAGGTGACCCCTCAAAACGTAATCAGAATCTGTACTGTGCATACCACCAGGAGCTAAGTCACACCACCGATGATTGCAGGAATCTGAAAAACCATTTGGATCGGCttgtccgagaagggaagttgaggCATCTGTTGCACCGCCCTGAAGGATGGCAGAAACAGTCAAATATCGAAACCAGACAAGGCACATTGAGGCCAATcattggcacaataaatgtcattcttgccACACCTGGAAAAACCGGTTCCAGCCCTTTCAGAGTAATGTCAGTGGGCAGGTTCCCGACTGAGCCGAACGAAAGGGATTCCAAGAGAGCCAAAGTGAGTGCCACGCCCTTAATCGGGTTCTCGGAGGAGGACAAGCAAAGAACCCttcaaccccacgacgatgccctAGTCATCATGCTTAGAATTGGAGGTTATGATGTGAAAATGGTGTTAGTTGATCAAGGCAGTGCCGTGgaggtaatgtaccctgatttgtATAAGGGGTTGAACTTGAAGCCAGAAGACCTGTCGCCGTGCGATTCCCCTCTGGTCAGCTTCGAAGGAAAAATCGTCACCCCGAAAGGCATGATTAGGCTGCCTGTGCAAATAGACTCAGGCGTGGTAGAG caatcaatgaCCCCGGTCCCAACTGCGAGTGGTGGAGGACCAGCCACGGAAGTGAGCTGTGAGGAGCTGGAAAAAGTACTCGTCGGATCAGACCCTGAGAGGTTTTTTCAGATCGGCTCAGAATTACCACCATAG
- the LOC115968925 gene encoding tetraketide alpha-pyrone reductase 1 — protein sequence MDSKIEIKGKVCVTGASGFLASWLVKGLLLSGYHVTGTVRDPGNEKKLAHLLSLEGARERLRLVKADLMEEGSFDDAIMGCHGVFHTASPVLKPSSDPKAEILDPAIEGTLNVLRSCKKNPSLRRVILTSSSSTVRVRDDFDPNIPLDETFWSSVELCERLQLWYALSKTLAERAAWEFCNKNGIDLVTILPSFLVGPSLPRDLCSTASDVLGLLKGETEKFHWHGRMGYVHIDDVALCHILVFENETAHGRYLCSSTVLDNDELASLLAERYPSLPIPKRFEPLNRPYYEFNTSKFKSLGFKFKSIQEMFDDCIASLVEQGHLRSV from the exons ATGGACAGCAAAATCGAAATTAAAGGCAAAGTTTGCGTGACGGGGGCTTCCGGCTTTCTAGCGTCTTGGCTAGTTAAGGGACTTCTCCTGTCTGGATACCATGTCACTGGAACTGTTAGAGATCcag GGAACGAGAAGAAATTAGCACATCTGTTGAGTCTGGAAGGAGCAAGGGAGAGACTCCGATTGGTGAAGGCTGATTTGATGGAAGAGGGAAGCTTCGACGATGCAATCATGGGATGCCATGGTGTTTTCCACACTGCTTCTCCTGTACTGAAACCTTCATCTGATCCAAAG GCCGAAATCTTGGACCCGGCTATTGAGGGTACCTTGAACGTGCTACGTTCATGTAAGAAGAATCCATCTTTAAGGCGTGTAATCCTCACCTCATCTTCTTCAACTGTGAGGGTAAGAGATGATTTTGACCCAAATATACCTTTGGATGAGACATTTTGGAGCTCTGTGGAACTCTGTGAGAGACTCCAG TTATGGTATGCTTTATCAAAAACACTCGCTGAGAGGGCAGCATGGGAATTCTGCAACAAAAATGGTATTGATCTAGTGACCATTCTACCATCATTCCTTGTTGGACCTAGTTTGCCACGAGATTTGTGTTCTACTGCTTCTGATGTCCTTGGCTTGCTTAAGG GTGAAACGGAGAAATTTCATTGGCACGGAAGGATGGGATATGTCCACATAGATGATGTTGCACTTTGCCACATCCttgtttttgagaatgaaaCTGCTCACGGACGATACCTTTGTAGCTCCACCGTGCTGGATAATGATGAGTTGGCATCGTTGTTAGCAGAACGATATCCTTCACTACCTATCCCTAAAAG GTTTGAGCCACTAAACAGACCATATTATGAGTTTAACACCTCGAAGTTCAAGAGTTTAGGATTCAAgttcaagtctatccaagagATGTTTGATGACTGCATTGCATCCCTGGTGGAACAAGGTCATCTTCGATCTGTCTAG
- the LOC115967230 gene encoding uncharacterized protein LOC115967230, with the protein MTRMFEQQMGKSVEMYIDDMVVKSKLVDDHIRDLGEVFQILRKYKLRLNASKCSFGVGSGKFLGYMVTHRGIEVNPDQIRAIHSLQPPRNPKEVQKLTGMIAALNRFISRSADRCRPFFLLLHKWKVFEWIEECALAFQQLKEYLARLPIMSSPDADEVLFAYIAVTSHVVSLVLIREDNGTQRPVYYVNKSMQEAETRYLPLEKAILAVVQATRKLPHYFQAHTVVVLTQLPLKSVLRNADYTGRIAKWGTILGAFDIRYMPRTAIKGQVLTDLVAEFAEPTLEGMEVSGSPSASEKLISTVSQHEHNWWKAHINGAANQRGSGVGLILVSPEGITIEKSLRLGFSATNNEAEYEALLEGMSMIRKLGGKFVNMFSDSRLIVGQANGELEEKDERMSGNTHTDSLTTLATSSAQPLPQVILVEDLYRPTTEKANGIRVHNVGAGPSWMDPLVLFLKHNTLPDDKVEADKIRRKASRFWLSEDSKLYRRSFSGPYLLCVHPEATELILVELHEGICGSHTGGRSLSYRAMTLGYWWPSMHKEALEYVKKCDQCQRYGTPHTLISDNSLQFDSKTFRKYCNELGIINRYSTPAYPQGNGQAEAINKTIVNGLKKRLDDAKGRWVEELAHVLWTYRTTPRRSTRETPFSMTYGAETVIPLELNFPTQRTTAFSPIANNKLLEKSLDLQEEKRESAIVHLAYYQQKLKQGYDAKVKSRPLAPGDLVPRKVLGTARNPAWGKLGPNWEGPYRITSVAGIGAYFLEDLDEHVVPRP; encoded by the exons atgactaggatgtttgaaCAGCAGATGGGTAAAAGTGTTGAAAtgtatatagatgacatggtggtaaagagcaAATTGGTGGACGACCACATCAGAGACCTCGGCGAAGTCTTTCAAATTCTGAGAAAGTACAAGCTACGACTGAACgcatccaaatgttcatttggggtgggatcaggaaaattcttaggctATATGGTGACCCACAGAGGAATAGAAGTTAACCCTGACCAAATAAGAGCCATTCATAGCCTGCAAcctcctcggaatcccaaagaggttcAAAAGCTCACCGGCATGATAGCTgctttaaaccgtttcatctcCCGCTCAGCGGACAGATGCAGGCCTTTCTTCCTCCTATTGCACAAGTGGAAGGTCTTCGAGTGGATTGAGGAGTGTGCTTTAGCTTTCCAACAGCTCAAGGAATACCTCGCTCGACTACCGATTATGTCCAGTCCCGATGCCGACGAGGTGTTGTTCGCCTACATAGCAGTAACCTCTCATGTAGTGAGCTTAGTGCTAATCCGTGAAGACAACGGCACGCAGCGACCCGTCTATTATGTGAACAAATCGATGCAGGAGGCAGAGACCCGGTATCTCCCCCTCGAAAAAGCTATCTTGGCCGTCGTACAAGCCACGCGGAAGCTCCCTCACTATTTTCAGGCACATACAGTAGTTGTGCTAACTCAACTTCCGTTGAAATCCGTCCTCCGCAACGCCGACTACACAGGTAGAATTGCAAAATGGGGAACGATCCTGGGCGCCTTCGACATtagatacatgcctcgcacTGCCATAAAAGGTCAGGTCCTCACCGATCTAGTAGCTGAATTTGCAGAGCCCACCCTAGAAGGAATGGAAGTGTCGGGATCACCAAGTGCTAGTGAGAAACTGATCAGCACAGTCTCTCAGCATGAACACAATTGGTGGAAAGCACACATCAATGGTGCAGCgaaccaaaggggctcagggGTGGGGCTCATTCTAGTCTCTCCCGAAGGGATAACCATAGAAAAGTCGttgaggctcggattctcggccacgaataacgaagccgagtatgaggcgcTATTGGAGGGGATGTCAATGATCCGGAAATTGGGTGGGAAATTCGTAAATATGTTCTCGGATTCGAGACTCATCGTGGGACAAGCAAACGGGGAGTTGGAGGAGAAGGATGAAAGAAT GAGTGGGAACACCCATACTGATTCTCTCACAACGCTggccacctcctcggctcagCCCCTTCCGCAAGTTATTTTAGTTGAAGATCTCTACCGCCCAACAACAGAGAAGGCCAACGGAATTCGGGTACACAACGTCGGGGCAggacctagctggatggaccctctGGTGCTGTTTTTAAAGCACAACACCTTGCCAGACGATAAGGTTGAGGCCGACAAAATCAGGAGGAAAGCTTCTCGATTCTGGCTGTCAGAGGACTCCAAACTTTACCGACGCTCGTTCTCGGGGCCATACCTGCTGTGTGTGCACCCAGAGGCTACTGAACTCATCCTGGtggagttacatgaagggatttgcgGAAGTCATACGGGGGGTAGGTCTCTATCCTACAGGGCCATGACGctgggttattggtggccgagcatgcataaAGAGGCTctggaatatgtgaagaagtgcgaccagtgccaaag GTACGGGACCCCGCACACCCTGATCTCGGACAACAGCCTCCAGTTTGACAGCAAAACCTTCAGAAAATACTGTAATGAGCTGGGAATTATCAATCGATACTCCACACCGGCCTACCCACAGGGTAATGGACAGGCGGAAGCCATCAATAAAACCATAGTGAATGGGctgaaaaagaggttggacgaTGCGAAAGGGAGGTGGGTTGAAGAGTTAGCCCACGTCTTGTGGACATACCGCACCACGCCTCGCAGGTCCACGAGAGAaacccccttttcaatgacctaCGGAGCCGAGACTGTCATCCCACTGGAGTTAAACTTCCCAACACAGAGGACTACTGCCTTCAGCCCCATTGCTAATAACAAACTTCTAGAAAAAAGCTTGGACctccaagaagaaaaaagggaaagtgcAATAGTCCACCTAGCATACTATCAGCAAAAGCTCAAACAGGGTTACGACGCCAAGGTGAAGTCAAGGCCATTGGCGCCCGGGGATCTAGTACCGAGGAAGGTCCTGGGCACCGCGAGGAACCCTGCATGGGGAAAGCTTGGACCAAACTGGGAAGGCCCATACCGTATCACTTCCGTAGCCGGCATAGGAGCCtactttttggaagatttggatgaacatgtAGTGCCACGCCCTtga